Proteins co-encoded in one Brassica oleracea var. oleracea cultivar TO1000 chromosome C4, BOL, whole genome shotgun sequence genomic window:
- the LOC106342088 gene encoding uncharacterized protein LOC106342088 isoform X3, with translation MLSATGKKEKLSASKGSEIEVSSNESNGNVWYRAILEENLAVSKRKKLSVRHLNPLSSEEDHSPSLITTAVHRLIRPLPPPDPSSPEEVDFEEGDMVDAAHRGGWWSGWVVKVLPGHRFLVYLKFEPDVIEVERKELRTHMVWEDEEWFRCEKRHLMKSEYSAGANVEVRTQVEDFGDIWVSAIAIMENEDGTLLLLKYKSLSGGEEEDEWTKRNVPYSEVRPPPPPFDLRAFGLMEHVDALLESGWCPSVVSMVLTGDRYTVLVGTNKESKDFEQSQLRPSMEWKGGAWLTKEKVSDEKESRQHAAEVATGSTRIRVKLRSTRSSRCTKNLPPPASPDVAEAGKESVTQLPQTPALSGDLASKRANAVVNGGNTLVSKQPEIAAETKEYHSSVVLGVAAVQLTKTTPRKKQTVMKNQKVSSADEAKQAPEESSNRESVNKRKRGRQPRKFISTEPNQKQKTGVAANGTADMTDDDDQPLASWIHGGNSSSGQSAPRAAPPDPSVVEKHVVETPKAKDSTMVLPFAKKSPCWKVLESMEIFKAVPQRPHFSPLLQCEEESREGDAIGAMVNFTGLLEKLSNIQVDSSVSAINRIKESFLKLEKHGFDITAPLSRIEKLLSIKENQTWALEELQAAEREITENDNKRRKCEEDIELVSKKIVELQKQEALLKEAKVTMDKEIARMHTHAAVLDQKVQNVEEEFQATVSLPW, from the exons ATGCTGTCAGCTACTGGGAAAAAGGAGAAGCTCTCCGCTTCCAAGGGCTCCGAGATTGAAGTCTCTTCCAACGAGTCTAACGGCAATGTATGGTACCGCGCCATCCTGGAAGAGAATCTCGCCGTCTCCAAGCGCAAGAAGCTCTCCGTTCGCCACTTAAACCCTCTGTCCAGCGAAGAAGACCACTCTCCTTCGTTAATCACAACCGCTGTCCACCGTCTGATCCGCCCCCTTCCGCCGCCGGATCCGTCCTCTCCTGAAGAAGTTGATTTCGAGGAAGGCGACATGGTTGACGCTGCTCATAGAGGTGGATGGTGGTCTGGCTGGGTGGTTAAGGTCTTGCCTGGTCACCGTTTCTTGGTGTACCTCAAGTTCGAGCCTGACGTCATCGAGGTTGAAAGGAAGGAGCTGAGGACGCATATGGTTTGGGAAGATGAAGAGTGGTTCCGTTGCGAGAAACGA CATTTGATGAAGTCGGAGTATAGCGCCGGAGCTAATGTAGAAGTGAGGACACAGGTTGAAGATTTTGGTGATATTTGGGTTTCGGCTATAGCCATCATGGAGAATGAAGATGGGACGTTGCTGTTGTTGAAGTACAAGAGTTTGAGCGGTGGAGAAGAAGAAGATGAGTGGACCAAGAGAAACGTTCCTTACTCTGAAGTCAGGCCTCCACCACCGCCTTTTGATTTAAGAGCTTTTGGGTTGATGGAACATGTGGATGCTTTGCTTGAGTCTGGATGGTGTCCGAGTGTAGTAAGCATGGTTCTTACTGGGGATAGATACACTGTCCTTGTGGGAACAAACAAGGAGAGTAAAGACTTTGAACAGTCGCAGCTAAGACCGTCTATGGAGTGGAAAGGTGGAGCTTGGCTAACTAAAGAAAAG GTTTCGGATGAAAAGGAGAGTCGTCAGCATGCAGCTGAGGTAGCAACAGGTTCAACCCGCATAAGGGTAAAACTGAGGTCGACACGATCTTCTAGGTGCACTAAGAATCTTCCTCCTCCTGCCTCTCCTGATGTTGCAGAAGCTGGTAAAGAATCTGTAACACAGCTCCCCCAAACTCCAGCT TTATCTGGAGATTTAGCAAGTAAAAGAGCTAATGCTGTGGTGAATGGTGGCAACACACTAGTCTCAAAGCAACCAGAGATAGCAGCAGAAA CAAAAGAGTATCACTCATCGGTAGTCCTGGGTGTAGCTGCAGTCCAGCTGACGAAAACAACTCCGAGGAAGAAACAAACAGTGATGAAGAATCAAAAGGTATCTTCTGCTGATGAAGCCAAG CAGGCACCTGAGGAGTCTAGTAACAGAGAGAGTGTTAATAAGAGGAAGAGAGGACGTCAGCCACGTAAGTTCATAAGCACAGAGCCTAATCAAAAGCAGAAGACAG GTGTGGCGGCTAATGGTACTGCTGATATGACTGATGATGATGATCAGCCTCTTGCTTCATGGATCCACGGTGGAAACTCATCATCAG GGCAATCAGCTCCTCGGGCGGCTCCTCCTGATCCTTCTGTAGTGGAAAAGCATGTCGTGGAAACTCCTAAAGCGAAAGATTCAACAATGGTTCTGCCATTTGCGAAAAAGTCACCGTGTTGGAAAGTCCTCGAATCAATGGAGATCTTCAAAGCTGTGCCGCAGCGTCCACACTTCAGCCCGCTGCTACAATGCGAGGAAGAGTCTCGTGAAGGAGATGCTATTGGTGCAATGGTGAACTTCACCGGGCTGTTGGAGAAACTCAGCAACATACAAGTGGACAGTTCAGTGAGCGCGATAAACAGGATCAAAGAGTCCTTTCTCAAGCTGGAGAAGCACGGGTTCGATATCACAGCTCCTCTGTCTCGGATCGAGAAGCTACTGTCTATTAAAGAGAACCAGACGTGGGCGTTGGAAGAGTTGCAAGCTGCTGAGAGAGAGATCACAGAGAATGATAACAAAAGAAGGAAGTGTGAAGAAGATATTGAACTAGTGTCCAAGAAGATTGTTGAGTTGCAGAAGCAAGAAGCGTTGTTGAAGGAAGCGAAAGTGACAATGGACAAGGAGATTGCTCGGATGCATACCCACGCAGCTGTTCTTGACCAGAAGGTTCAGAATGTGGAGGAGGAGTTTCAAGCAACTGTGAGTCTCCCATGGTAG
- the LOC106342088 gene encoding uncharacterized protein LOC106342088 isoform X4 — MLSATGKKEKLSASKGSEIEVSSNESNGNVWYRAILEENLAVSKRKKLSVRHLNPLSSEEDHSPSLITTAVHRLIRPLPPPDPSSPEEVDFEEGDMVDAAHRGGWWSGWVVKVLPGHRFLVYLKFEPDVIEVERKELRTHMVWEDEEWFRCEKRHLMKSEYSAGANVEVRTQVEDFGDIWVSAIAIMENEDGTLLLLKYKSLSGGEEEDEWTKRNVPYSEVRPPPPPFDLRAFGLMEHVDALLESGWCPSVVSMVLTGDRYTVLVGTNKESKDFEQSQLRPSMEWKGGAWLTKEKVSDEKESRQHAAEVATGSTRIRVKLRSTRSSRCTKNLPPPASPDVAEAGKESVTQLPQTPALSGDLASKRANAVVNGGNTLVSKQPEIAAETKEYHSSVVLGVAAVQLTKTTPRKKQTVMKNQKVSSADEAKAPEESSNRESVNKRKRGRQPRKFISTEPNQKQKTGVAANGTADMTDDDDQPLASWIHGGNSSSGQSAPRAAPPDPSVVEKHVVETPKAKDSTMVLPFAKKSPCWKVLESMEIFKAVPQRPHFSPLLQCEEESREGDAIGAMVNFTGLLEKLSNIQVDSSVSAINRIKESFLKLEKHGFDITAPLSRIEKLLSIKENQTWALEELQAAEREITENDNKRRKCEEDIELVSKKIVELQKQEALLKEAKVTMDKEIARMHTHAAVLDQKVQNVEEEFQATVSLPW; from the exons ATGCTGTCAGCTACTGGGAAAAAGGAGAAGCTCTCCGCTTCCAAGGGCTCCGAGATTGAAGTCTCTTCCAACGAGTCTAACGGCAATGTATGGTACCGCGCCATCCTGGAAGAGAATCTCGCCGTCTCCAAGCGCAAGAAGCTCTCCGTTCGCCACTTAAACCCTCTGTCCAGCGAAGAAGACCACTCTCCTTCGTTAATCACAACCGCTGTCCACCGTCTGATCCGCCCCCTTCCGCCGCCGGATCCGTCCTCTCCTGAAGAAGTTGATTTCGAGGAAGGCGACATGGTTGACGCTGCTCATAGAGGTGGATGGTGGTCTGGCTGGGTGGTTAAGGTCTTGCCTGGTCACCGTTTCTTGGTGTACCTCAAGTTCGAGCCTGACGTCATCGAGGTTGAAAGGAAGGAGCTGAGGACGCATATGGTTTGGGAAGATGAAGAGTGGTTCCGTTGCGAGAAACGA CATTTGATGAAGTCGGAGTATAGCGCCGGAGCTAATGTAGAAGTGAGGACACAGGTTGAAGATTTTGGTGATATTTGGGTTTCGGCTATAGCCATCATGGAGAATGAAGATGGGACGTTGCTGTTGTTGAAGTACAAGAGTTTGAGCGGTGGAGAAGAAGAAGATGAGTGGACCAAGAGAAACGTTCCTTACTCTGAAGTCAGGCCTCCACCACCGCCTTTTGATTTAAGAGCTTTTGGGTTGATGGAACATGTGGATGCTTTGCTTGAGTCTGGATGGTGTCCGAGTGTAGTAAGCATGGTTCTTACTGGGGATAGATACACTGTCCTTGTGGGAACAAACAAGGAGAGTAAAGACTTTGAACAGTCGCAGCTAAGACCGTCTATGGAGTGGAAAGGTGGAGCTTGGCTAACTAAAGAAAAG GTTTCGGATGAAAAGGAGAGTCGTCAGCATGCAGCTGAGGTAGCAACAGGTTCAACCCGCATAAGGGTAAAACTGAGGTCGACACGATCTTCTAGGTGCACTAAGAATCTTCCTCCTCCTGCCTCTCCTGATGTTGCAGAAGCTGGTAAAGAATCTGTAACACAGCTCCCCCAAACTCCAGCT TTATCTGGAGATTTAGCAAGTAAAAGAGCTAATGCTGTGGTGAATGGTGGCAACACACTAGTCTCAAAGCAACCAGAGATAGCAGCAGAAA CAAAAGAGTATCACTCATCGGTAGTCCTGGGTGTAGCTGCAGTCCAGCTGACGAAAACAACTCCGAGGAAGAAACAAACAGTGATGAAGAATCAAAAGGTATCTTCTGCTGATGAAGCCAAG GCACCTGAGGAGTCTAGTAACAGAGAGAGTGTTAATAAGAGGAAGAGAGGACGTCAGCCACGTAAGTTCATAAGCACAGAGCCTAATCAAAAGCAGAAGACAG GTGTGGCGGCTAATGGTACTGCTGATATGACTGATGATGATGATCAGCCTCTTGCTTCATGGATCCACGGTGGAAACTCATCATCAG GGCAATCAGCTCCTCGGGCGGCTCCTCCTGATCCTTCTGTAGTGGAAAAGCATGTCGTGGAAACTCCTAAAGCGAAAGATTCAACAATGGTTCTGCCATTTGCGAAAAAGTCACCGTGTTGGAAAGTCCTCGAATCAATGGAGATCTTCAAAGCTGTGCCGCAGCGTCCACACTTCAGCCCGCTGCTACAATGCGAGGAAGAGTCTCGTGAAGGAGATGCTATTGGTGCAATGGTGAACTTCACCGGGCTGTTGGAGAAACTCAGCAACATACAAGTGGACAGTTCAGTGAGCGCGATAAACAGGATCAAAGAGTCCTTTCTCAAGCTGGAGAAGCACGGGTTCGATATCACAGCTCCTCTGTCTCGGATCGAGAAGCTACTGTCTATTAAAGAGAACCAGACGTGGGCGTTGGAAGAGTTGCAAGCTGCTGAGAGAGAGATCACAGAGAATGATAACAAAAGAAGGAAGTGTGAAGAAGATATTGAACTAGTGTCCAAGAAGATTGTTGAGTTGCAGAAGCAAGAAGCGTTGTTGAAGGAAGCGAAAGTGACAATGGACAAGGAGATTGCTCGGATGCATACCCACGCAGCTGTTCTTGACCAGAAGGTTCAGAATGTGGAGGAGGAGTTTCAAGCAACTGTGAGTCTCCCATGGTAG
- the LOC106342088 gene encoding uncharacterized protein LOC106342088 isoform X7 codes for MLSATGKKEKLSASKGSEIEVSSNESNGNVWYRAILEENLAVSKRKKLSVRHLNPLSSEEDHSPSLITTAVHRLIRPLPPPDPSSPEEVDFEEGDMVDAAHRGGWWSGWVVKVLPGHRFLVYLKFEPDVIEVERKELRTHMVWEDEEWFRCEKRHLMKSEYSAGANVEVRTQVEDFGDIWVSAIAIMENEDGTLLLLKYKSLSGGEEEDEWTKRNVPYSEVRPPPPPFDLRAFGLMEHVDALLESGWCPSVVSMVLTGDRYTVLVGTNKESKDFEQSQLRPSMEWKGGAWLTKEKVSDEKESRQHAAEVATGSTRIRVKLRSTRSSRCTKNLPPPASPDVAEAGKESVTQLPQTPALSGDLASKRANAVVNGGNTLVSKQPEIAAETAVQLTKTTPRKKQTVMKNQKVSSADEAKAPEESSNRESVNKRKRGRQPRKFISTEPNQKQKTGVAANGTADMTDDDDQPLASWIHGGNSSSGQSAPRAAPPDPSVVEKHVVETPKAKDSTMVLPFAKKSPCWKVLESMEIFKAVPQRPHFSPLLQCEEESREGDAIGAMVNFTGLLEKLSNIQVDSSVSAINRIKESFLKLEKHGFDITAPLSRIEKLLSIKENQTWALEELQAAEREITENDNKRRKCEEDIELVSKKIVELQKQEALLKEAKVTMDKEIARMHTHAAVLDQKVQNVEEEFQATVSLPW; via the exons ATGCTGTCAGCTACTGGGAAAAAGGAGAAGCTCTCCGCTTCCAAGGGCTCCGAGATTGAAGTCTCTTCCAACGAGTCTAACGGCAATGTATGGTACCGCGCCATCCTGGAAGAGAATCTCGCCGTCTCCAAGCGCAAGAAGCTCTCCGTTCGCCACTTAAACCCTCTGTCCAGCGAAGAAGACCACTCTCCTTCGTTAATCACAACCGCTGTCCACCGTCTGATCCGCCCCCTTCCGCCGCCGGATCCGTCCTCTCCTGAAGAAGTTGATTTCGAGGAAGGCGACATGGTTGACGCTGCTCATAGAGGTGGATGGTGGTCTGGCTGGGTGGTTAAGGTCTTGCCTGGTCACCGTTTCTTGGTGTACCTCAAGTTCGAGCCTGACGTCATCGAGGTTGAAAGGAAGGAGCTGAGGACGCATATGGTTTGGGAAGATGAAGAGTGGTTCCGTTGCGAGAAACGA CATTTGATGAAGTCGGAGTATAGCGCCGGAGCTAATGTAGAAGTGAGGACACAGGTTGAAGATTTTGGTGATATTTGGGTTTCGGCTATAGCCATCATGGAGAATGAAGATGGGACGTTGCTGTTGTTGAAGTACAAGAGTTTGAGCGGTGGAGAAGAAGAAGATGAGTGGACCAAGAGAAACGTTCCTTACTCTGAAGTCAGGCCTCCACCACCGCCTTTTGATTTAAGAGCTTTTGGGTTGATGGAACATGTGGATGCTTTGCTTGAGTCTGGATGGTGTCCGAGTGTAGTAAGCATGGTTCTTACTGGGGATAGATACACTGTCCTTGTGGGAACAAACAAGGAGAGTAAAGACTTTGAACAGTCGCAGCTAAGACCGTCTATGGAGTGGAAAGGTGGAGCTTGGCTAACTAAAGAAAAG GTTTCGGATGAAAAGGAGAGTCGTCAGCATGCAGCTGAGGTAGCAACAGGTTCAACCCGCATAAGGGTAAAACTGAGGTCGACACGATCTTCTAGGTGCACTAAGAATCTTCCTCCTCCTGCCTCTCCTGATGTTGCAGAAGCTGGTAAAGAATCTGTAACACAGCTCCCCCAAACTCCAGCT TTATCTGGAGATTTAGCAAGTAAAAGAGCTAATGCTGTGGTGAATGGTGGCAACACACTAGTCTCAAAGCAACCAGAGATAGCAGCAGAAA CTGCAGTCCAGCTGACGAAAACAACTCCGAGGAAGAAACAAACAGTGATGAAGAATCAAAAGGTATCTTCTGCTGATGAAGCCAAG GCACCTGAGGAGTCTAGTAACAGAGAGAGTGTTAATAAGAGGAAGAGAGGACGTCAGCCACGTAAGTTCATAAGCACAGAGCCTAATCAAAAGCAGAAGACAG GTGTGGCGGCTAATGGTACTGCTGATATGACTGATGATGATGATCAGCCTCTTGCTTCATGGATCCACGGTGGAAACTCATCATCAG GGCAATCAGCTCCTCGGGCGGCTCCTCCTGATCCTTCTGTAGTGGAAAAGCATGTCGTGGAAACTCCTAAAGCGAAAGATTCAACAATGGTTCTGCCATTTGCGAAAAAGTCACCGTGTTGGAAAGTCCTCGAATCAATGGAGATCTTCAAAGCTGTGCCGCAGCGTCCACACTTCAGCCCGCTGCTACAATGCGAGGAAGAGTCTCGTGAAGGAGATGCTATTGGTGCAATGGTGAACTTCACCGGGCTGTTGGAGAAACTCAGCAACATACAAGTGGACAGTTCAGTGAGCGCGATAAACAGGATCAAAGAGTCCTTTCTCAAGCTGGAGAAGCACGGGTTCGATATCACAGCTCCTCTGTCTCGGATCGAGAAGCTACTGTCTATTAAAGAGAACCAGACGTGGGCGTTGGAAGAGTTGCAAGCTGCTGAGAGAGAGATCACAGAGAATGATAACAAAAGAAGGAAGTGTGAAGAAGATATTGAACTAGTGTCCAAGAAGATTGTTGAGTTGCAGAAGCAAGAAGCGTTGTTGAAGGAAGCGAAAGTGACAATGGACAAGGAGATTGCTCGGATGCATACCCACGCAGCTGTTCTTGACCAGAAGGTTCAGAATGTGGAGGAGGAGTTTCAAGCAACTGTGAGTCTCCCATGGTAG
- the LOC106342088 gene encoding uncharacterized protein LOC106342088 isoform X1, protein MLSATGKKEKLSASKGSEIEVSSNESNGNVWYRAILEENLAVSKRKKLSVRHLNPLSSEEDHSPSLITTAVHRLIRPLPPPDPSSPEEVDFEEGDMVDAAHRGGWWSGWVVKVLPGHRFLVYLKFEPDVIEVERKELRTHMVWEDEEWFRCEKRHLMKSEYSAGANVEVRTQVEDFGDIWVSAIAIMENEDGTLLLLKYKSLSGGEEEDEWTKRNVPYSEVRPPPPPFDLRAFGLMEHVDALLESGWCPSVVSMVLTGDRYTVLVGTNKESKDFEQSQLRPSMEWKGGAWLTKEKVSDEKESRQHAAEVATGSTRIRVKLRSTRSSRCTKNLPPPASPDVAEAGKESVTQLPQTPAKLSGDLASKRANAVVNGGNTLVSKQPEIAAETKEYHSSVVLGVAAVQLTKTTPRKKQTVMKNQKVSSADEAKQAPEESSNRESVNKRKRGRQPRKFISTEPNQKQKTGVAANGTADMTDDDDQPLASWIHGGNSSSGQSAPRAAPPDPSVVEKHVVETPKAKDSTMVLPFAKKSPCWKVLESMEIFKAVPQRPHFSPLLQCEEESREGDAIGAMVNFTGLLEKLSNIQVDSSVSAINRIKESFLKLEKHGFDITAPLSRIEKLLSIKENQTWALEELQAAEREITENDNKRRKCEEDIELVSKKIVELQKQEALLKEAKVTMDKEIARMHTHAAVLDQKVQNVEEEFQATVSLPW, encoded by the exons ATGCTGTCAGCTACTGGGAAAAAGGAGAAGCTCTCCGCTTCCAAGGGCTCCGAGATTGAAGTCTCTTCCAACGAGTCTAACGGCAATGTATGGTACCGCGCCATCCTGGAAGAGAATCTCGCCGTCTCCAAGCGCAAGAAGCTCTCCGTTCGCCACTTAAACCCTCTGTCCAGCGAAGAAGACCACTCTCCTTCGTTAATCACAACCGCTGTCCACCGTCTGATCCGCCCCCTTCCGCCGCCGGATCCGTCCTCTCCTGAAGAAGTTGATTTCGAGGAAGGCGACATGGTTGACGCTGCTCATAGAGGTGGATGGTGGTCTGGCTGGGTGGTTAAGGTCTTGCCTGGTCACCGTTTCTTGGTGTACCTCAAGTTCGAGCCTGACGTCATCGAGGTTGAAAGGAAGGAGCTGAGGACGCATATGGTTTGGGAAGATGAAGAGTGGTTCCGTTGCGAGAAACGA CATTTGATGAAGTCGGAGTATAGCGCCGGAGCTAATGTAGAAGTGAGGACACAGGTTGAAGATTTTGGTGATATTTGGGTTTCGGCTATAGCCATCATGGAGAATGAAGATGGGACGTTGCTGTTGTTGAAGTACAAGAGTTTGAGCGGTGGAGAAGAAGAAGATGAGTGGACCAAGAGAAACGTTCCTTACTCTGAAGTCAGGCCTCCACCACCGCCTTTTGATTTAAGAGCTTTTGGGTTGATGGAACATGTGGATGCTTTGCTTGAGTCTGGATGGTGTCCGAGTGTAGTAAGCATGGTTCTTACTGGGGATAGATACACTGTCCTTGTGGGAACAAACAAGGAGAGTAAAGACTTTGAACAGTCGCAGCTAAGACCGTCTATGGAGTGGAAAGGTGGAGCTTGGCTAACTAAAGAAAAG GTTTCGGATGAAAAGGAGAGTCGTCAGCATGCAGCTGAGGTAGCAACAGGTTCAACCCGCATAAGGGTAAAACTGAGGTCGACACGATCTTCTAGGTGCACTAAGAATCTTCCTCCTCCTGCCTCTCCTGATGTTGCAGAAGCTGGTAAAGAATCTGTAACACAGCTCCCCCAAACTCCAGCT AAGTTATCTGGAGATTTAGCAAGTAAAAGAGCTAATGCTGTGGTGAATGGTGGCAACACACTAGTCTCAAAGCAACCAGAGATAGCAGCAGAAA CAAAAGAGTATCACTCATCGGTAGTCCTGGGTGTAGCTGCAGTCCAGCTGACGAAAACAACTCCGAGGAAGAAACAAACAGTGATGAAGAATCAAAAGGTATCTTCTGCTGATGAAGCCAAG CAGGCACCTGAGGAGTCTAGTAACAGAGAGAGTGTTAATAAGAGGAAGAGAGGACGTCAGCCACGTAAGTTCATAAGCACAGAGCCTAATCAAAAGCAGAAGACAG GTGTGGCGGCTAATGGTACTGCTGATATGACTGATGATGATGATCAGCCTCTTGCTTCATGGATCCACGGTGGAAACTCATCATCAG GGCAATCAGCTCCTCGGGCGGCTCCTCCTGATCCTTCTGTAGTGGAAAAGCATGTCGTGGAAACTCCTAAAGCGAAAGATTCAACAATGGTTCTGCCATTTGCGAAAAAGTCACCGTGTTGGAAAGTCCTCGAATCAATGGAGATCTTCAAAGCTGTGCCGCAGCGTCCACACTTCAGCCCGCTGCTACAATGCGAGGAAGAGTCTCGTGAAGGAGATGCTATTGGTGCAATGGTGAACTTCACCGGGCTGTTGGAGAAACTCAGCAACATACAAGTGGACAGTTCAGTGAGCGCGATAAACAGGATCAAAGAGTCCTTTCTCAAGCTGGAGAAGCACGGGTTCGATATCACAGCTCCTCTGTCTCGGATCGAGAAGCTACTGTCTATTAAAGAGAACCAGACGTGGGCGTTGGAAGAGTTGCAAGCTGCTGAGAGAGAGATCACAGAGAATGATAACAAAAGAAGGAAGTGTGAAGAAGATATTGAACTAGTGTCCAAGAAGATTGTTGAGTTGCAGAAGCAAGAAGCGTTGTTGAAGGAAGCGAAAGTGACAATGGACAAGGAGATTGCTCGGATGCATACCCACGCAGCTGTTCTTGACCAGAAGGTTCAGAATGTGGAGGAGGAGTTTCAAGCAACTGTGAGTCTCCCATGGTAG
- the LOC106342088 gene encoding uncharacterized protein LOC106342088 isoform X6, which produces MLSATGKKEKLSASKGSEIEVSSNESNGNVWYRAILEENLAVSKRKKLSVRHLNPLSSEEDHSPSLITTAVHRLIRPLPPPDPSSPEEVDFEEGDMVDAAHRGGWWSGWVVKVLPGHRFLVYLKFEPDVIEVERKELRTHMVWEDEEWFRCEKRHLMKSEYSAGANVEVRTQVEDFGDIWVSAIAIMENEDGTLLLLKYKSLSGGEEEDEWTKRNVPYSEVRPPPPPFDLRAFGLMEHVDALLESGWCPSVVSMVLTGDRYTVLVGTNKESKDFEQSQLRPSMEWKGGAWLTKEKVSDEKESRQHAAEVATGSTRIRVKLRSTRSSRCTKNLPPPASPDVAEAGKESVTQLPQTPALSGDLASKRANAVVNGGNTLVSKQPEIAAETAVQLTKTTPRKKQTVMKNQKVSSADEAKQAPEESSNRESVNKRKRGRQPRKFISTEPNQKQKTGVAANGTADMTDDDDQPLASWIHGGNSSSGQSAPRAAPPDPSVVEKHVVETPKAKDSTMVLPFAKKSPCWKVLESMEIFKAVPQRPHFSPLLQCEEESREGDAIGAMVNFTGLLEKLSNIQVDSSVSAINRIKESFLKLEKHGFDITAPLSRIEKLLSIKENQTWALEELQAAEREITENDNKRRKCEEDIELVSKKIVELQKQEALLKEAKVTMDKEIARMHTHAAVLDQKVQNVEEEFQATVSLPW; this is translated from the exons ATGCTGTCAGCTACTGGGAAAAAGGAGAAGCTCTCCGCTTCCAAGGGCTCCGAGATTGAAGTCTCTTCCAACGAGTCTAACGGCAATGTATGGTACCGCGCCATCCTGGAAGAGAATCTCGCCGTCTCCAAGCGCAAGAAGCTCTCCGTTCGCCACTTAAACCCTCTGTCCAGCGAAGAAGACCACTCTCCTTCGTTAATCACAACCGCTGTCCACCGTCTGATCCGCCCCCTTCCGCCGCCGGATCCGTCCTCTCCTGAAGAAGTTGATTTCGAGGAAGGCGACATGGTTGACGCTGCTCATAGAGGTGGATGGTGGTCTGGCTGGGTGGTTAAGGTCTTGCCTGGTCACCGTTTCTTGGTGTACCTCAAGTTCGAGCCTGACGTCATCGAGGTTGAAAGGAAGGAGCTGAGGACGCATATGGTTTGGGAAGATGAAGAGTGGTTCCGTTGCGAGAAACGA CATTTGATGAAGTCGGAGTATAGCGCCGGAGCTAATGTAGAAGTGAGGACACAGGTTGAAGATTTTGGTGATATTTGGGTTTCGGCTATAGCCATCATGGAGAATGAAGATGGGACGTTGCTGTTGTTGAAGTACAAGAGTTTGAGCGGTGGAGAAGAAGAAGATGAGTGGACCAAGAGAAACGTTCCTTACTCTGAAGTCAGGCCTCCACCACCGCCTTTTGATTTAAGAGCTTTTGGGTTGATGGAACATGTGGATGCTTTGCTTGAGTCTGGATGGTGTCCGAGTGTAGTAAGCATGGTTCTTACTGGGGATAGATACACTGTCCTTGTGGGAACAAACAAGGAGAGTAAAGACTTTGAACAGTCGCAGCTAAGACCGTCTATGGAGTGGAAAGGTGGAGCTTGGCTAACTAAAGAAAAG GTTTCGGATGAAAAGGAGAGTCGTCAGCATGCAGCTGAGGTAGCAACAGGTTCAACCCGCATAAGGGTAAAACTGAGGTCGACACGATCTTCTAGGTGCACTAAGAATCTTCCTCCTCCTGCCTCTCCTGATGTTGCAGAAGCTGGTAAAGAATCTGTAACACAGCTCCCCCAAACTCCAGCT TTATCTGGAGATTTAGCAAGTAAAAGAGCTAATGCTGTGGTGAATGGTGGCAACACACTAGTCTCAAAGCAACCAGAGATAGCAGCAGAAA CTGCAGTCCAGCTGACGAAAACAACTCCGAGGAAGAAACAAACAGTGATGAAGAATCAAAAGGTATCTTCTGCTGATGAAGCCAAG CAGGCACCTGAGGAGTCTAGTAACAGAGAGAGTGTTAATAAGAGGAAGAGAGGACGTCAGCCACGTAAGTTCATAAGCACAGAGCCTAATCAAAAGCAGAAGACAG GTGTGGCGGCTAATGGTACTGCTGATATGACTGATGATGATGATCAGCCTCTTGCTTCATGGATCCACGGTGGAAACTCATCATCAG GGCAATCAGCTCCTCGGGCGGCTCCTCCTGATCCTTCTGTAGTGGAAAAGCATGTCGTGGAAACTCCTAAAGCGAAAGATTCAACAATGGTTCTGCCATTTGCGAAAAAGTCACCGTGTTGGAAAGTCCTCGAATCAATGGAGATCTTCAAAGCTGTGCCGCAGCGTCCACACTTCAGCCCGCTGCTACAATGCGAGGAAGAGTCTCGTGAAGGAGATGCTATTGGTGCAATGGTGAACTTCACCGGGCTGTTGGAGAAACTCAGCAACATACAAGTGGACAGTTCAGTGAGCGCGATAAACAGGATCAAAGAGTCCTTTCTCAAGCTGGAGAAGCACGGGTTCGATATCACAGCTCCTCTGTCTCGGATCGAGAAGCTACTGTCTATTAAAGAGAACCAGACGTGGGCGTTGGAAGAGTTGCAAGCTGCTGAGAGAGAGATCACAGAGAATGATAACAAAAGAAGGAAGTGTGAAGAAGATATTGAACTAGTGTCCAAGAAGATTGTTGAGTTGCAGAAGCAAGAAGCGTTGTTGAAGGAAGCGAAAGTGACAATGGACAAGGAGATTGCTCGGATGCATACCCACGCAGCTGTTCTTGACCAGAAGGTTCAGAATGTGGAGGAGGAGTTTCAAGCAACTGTGAGTCTCCCATGGTAG